The Branchiostoma floridae strain S238N-H82 chromosome 17, Bfl_VNyyK, whole genome shotgun sequence genome has a window encoding:
- the LOC118404657 gene encoding zinc finger protein OZF-like, with protein MEETSSSSSSEDSCSSTSEYSGTEKQGESSNTDNVKQPAAEPSQTASDHGNSEPEQSDKEDDDGKSNANEEVTSPPSDKPNKVEQPTPSKKTYKCKECDFVGISMYRIRMHMVDKHWEQQYPFVCTQCDYRCVLMRDFLNHQITHTKEKPLQCFKCDFCTKYKTSLQRHMTDHFSKRVFTCGVCGYRALYTLVATHMQTHIENEDMLKCKDCNFVTAEKSELEEHFKREGHGKSVSLPEKLFICEICGFQTASRQYLSRHRREIHNKQNREKREKKFLCETCAFSTHSKSELTVHKRTHTGEKPYMCDQCGYACTNKRLLRQHMYKHTGEYPHVCEHCGYKTTKKLELTNHMRKHTGEKPFKCNMCDFTATFKTGLRQHMVKHTGEKTYACDKCSYRTAYKYNLAGHMKVHTGVKPYACNHCSYAAAHKGSLVHHISAHHSGKKGKNSSQGARSSRKKKGRKSSPENEEASSLTTSEMEGTEGNDESDWYSQYYGGFQPLNL; from the exons ATGGAGGAAaccagcagcagcagtagtagtgAGGACTCCTGCTCCAGTACTTCTGAATATAGCGGCACAGAGAAGCAGGGAGAGTCCAGCAACACAGACAATGTGAAACAACCAGCTGCAGAACCGTCTCAAACTGCATCAGACCACGGGAACTCTGAGCCTGAACAG tcAGACAAAGAAGACGACGACGGCAAAAGCAATGCAAATGAGGAAGTCACCTCACCTCCATCAGACAAGCCCAACAAGGTTGAACAACCAACGCcttcaaagaaaacatacaaatgcaaAGAGTGTGACTTTGTTGGAATATCCATGTACAGAATCCGGATGCACATGGTGGACAAACATTGGGAACAACAATACCCCTTTGTCTGTACCCAATGTGACTACCGCTGCGTTTTAATGAGGGACTTCCTAAACCACCAAATAACTCACACGAAAGAGAAGCCCTTACAGTGCTTTAAGTGTGATTTCTGCACCAAGTATAAGACCAGCTTACAGAGGCACATGACAGACCATTTCAGTAAGCGGGTTTTTACCTGTGGGGTCTGTGGCTACCGTGCGTTGTACACACTGGTGGccacacacatgcagactcatATTGAGAATGAGGATATGTTAAAATGCAAAGATTGCAACTTTGTAACAGCTGAAAAGAGTGAGCTGGAAGAGCACTTTAAAAGGGAAGGACATGGGAAATCTGTAAGTCTGCCCGAGAAACTATTCATCTGTGAGATTTGTGGCTTCCAGACGGCTAGCAGGCAATACCTGAGCAGGCACAGACGTGAGattcacaacaaacaaaataggGAGAAACGAGAAAAAAAGTTCCTCTGCGAGACGTGTGCTTTCAGTACGCACTCAAAATCAGAACTAACAGTCCATAagagaactcacaccggtgagaagccctacatgtgcgaCCAGTGCGGGTACGCGTGTACCAATAAGAGATTGCTAAGGcaacacatgtacaagcatACCGGCGAATACCCACACGTCTGCGAACACTGCGGATACAAGACTACAAAAAAGCTCGAACTGACCAAccatatgagaaaacacaccggagaGAAGCCTTTCAAATGTAACATGTGCGATTTTACAGCCACCTTTAAGACAGGCCTTAGGCAACACATGGttaaacacacaggtgagaagacGTATGCGTGTGACAAGTGTTCCTACAGAACTGCATACAAGTATAACCTGGCAGGGCACATGAAAGTTCACACTGGGGTAAAGCCTTACGCATGTAACCACTGCAGTTATGCAGCAGCTCACAAGGGGAGCCTTGTACACCATATTTCTGCACACCATAGTGGTAAGAAAGGGAAAAATTCTTCCCAAGGAGCTAGAAGCTCTAGGAAGAAGAAAGGCAGAAAATCATCTCCGGAAAATGAAGAAGCTAGCTCTTTGACCACAAGCGAGATGGAAGGTACAGAAGGTAATGATGAGAGTGACTGGTACAGTCAATATTATGGAGGCTTCCAACCTTTGAATTTATAA
- the LOC118404654 gene encoding uncharacterized protein LOC118404654, with product MMSGETVWCEECQARGKRRQLVLYQWSSDEACYMCQDDDCTFPMGCTDMFKYTIVRNSEDLVTQRRKKRKSSLPPVTRTNHIAAPTPPIICDVSPPSLSNGTFQAWKKPLPIKQGEGNKSNSAALSEKSNSGISLDALLNRSATPKFAPFQQDKTTTAVTNDVVKLPLSPTDSTDIFPQGLANNDFLSMFSESGNALVGTSCSPSDWDLDLDDIFPLGEDTVPFSQGTATLPSVLSNSLTAEATGTTLLKQPENIVPHLLTDSGEDHGVKLARDSVLEDSITCRPQVAELEKAAPHLLTDSVLIEDSSVKQAQHSTPADSSKSEPENVALHSLTDSVEVSSVKQAHHSAASDSSTSEPSETEGIALRLHTDREEDDVVKQSQHSVPDSSKSQGKPTAAISAIIDDISSPIIQEDSTIQWTNAHSLCWLDAAMCMLVHSRTLHDRLSQLNGNGESTVKTLHLAYQQAQELLSNYQKARKTPSGDRRSSESRKSPKACPTSDSEEMICIERATEILHGVRQKVFESLRPTLRCELGKNESPVFALPLMLRENSLIEDLFRMEYDWEFSCDKCGFTKTDRMTKVLPTFPSVTPDFSLLQACHLRSCFSCGSPEQKRKMVFNRLPPFVMLHFVTGLSHNSLEELDCTYQDRQYRVSAVIRYKTHPDHFVAYIRDTQGNRWLKCDDLSHPVCRWQHSPPSIPPSQIHIVAWELQSDNLPSDNLLPSTSTESSTSRNSLLSDLGSSSLRSVRRNSTSSECSSLSSLQYNIDTVDLTTDADFPGNVKNGSESSSRETATSVGSENAVKRLLGMDIQKGVVGSTSPTELSQAIPQTVQANMKQSVQFRVATARVQPNTAKTNVARNLFTEKPPSPPRMCLAPLPMGKALSPRSQSSQDTKLEHVSSQPNLSKAAPILRSPNSAFTVYNGCGPKKSAPTLVMPTVDSCERKNESTLKNPEKKTTFTADAYARQIASRSKVKEGRSKVSKPNTIRHLTQTASWEIPEIVNPSILNRFLRKPTVVAAQQTYSIVSRDVGNSAVPAVATDSTSQGRKRALSTGTGPNKRTKVSALRNSTSTAPSSPALSTLSQKSYLQTDKQKTLAVNSSTSVSKRKISELLGNKKQFAGYQPRGMTGGNTIPEKRTKYVGQFVVSNGHQAQARLQSSQKTKAMSPGMQRKTARVDAVTASANATQAKRTDLSLANPLVPCSNARSPLEGDREGNNGIYDYKQKDAQMRTTVQKAVPNRTVAEGAAALKTACSQSKEQQSPQTNKKRLSDTMSELCEKLGLPTNNVKMDATVEDNFFDSFFDGDKSMEEFELSPSKDLLCLVADDNVNDSEFCQKLSAISDLPADTSKATSPVKISDSNHNRVARHVKVSPDAKNSNSGKDSTSVSALVNKLSRTLQGSPATLRRKGQFTVAQLLKQRTVQTN from the exons ATGATGTCCGGTGAGACTGTGTGGTGTGAGGAGTGTCAGGCCAGAGGCAAGAGGAGACAGCTGGTGCTGTACCAGTGGAGCTCGGATGAGGCCTGCTACATGTGCCAAGATGACGAC TGCACGTTCCCGATGGGTTGTACAGACATGTTCAAGTACACCATTGTACGCAACAGTGAGGATCTCGTCACCCAGCGCCGCAAGAAGCGCAAGTCCTCCCTACCTCCCGTAACACGAACCAACCACATTGCTGCTCCAACTCCCCCGATAATCTGTGACGTCTCACCCCCCTCGCTTTCCAATGGAACATTCCAGGCGTGGAAGAAACCATTGCCTATCAAGCAGGGGGAGGGTAACAAATCAAACAGTGCTGCATTGAGTGAGAAGTCTAATAGTGGCATTTCTTTAGATGCATTGTTGAATAGATCAGCAACTCCTAAGTTTGCGCCATTTCAGCAAGACAAGACAACGACAGCAGTAACAAATGATGTAGTGAAGTTGCCATTATCACCAACGGACAGTACAGATATCTTTCCTCAGGGACTTGCAAACAATGACTTTTTGTCAATGTTCTCTGAAAGTGGCAATGCACTGGTGGGCACTTCGTGCAGCCCTTCCGACTGGGACTTGGATTTGGACGACATCTTTCCACTTGGAGAAGATACAGTTCCTTTCAGCCAGGGTACGGCCACACTGCCATCTGTGCTTAGCAATAGTCTCACAGCAGAAGCTACAGGTACAACACTACTTAAACAGCCTGAGAATATAGTACCGCATTTGTTAACAGATTCAGGGGAAGACCATGGAGTGAAGCTAGCACGAGATTCAGTGCTAGAAGATTCAATCACATGTCGGCCACAAGTTGCAGAGCTTGAAAAGGCAGCACCACATCTGCTTACAGATTCAGTGTTGATTGAAGACAGTTCTGTAAAGCAGGCTCAGCATTCAACACCGGCAGATTCAAGCAAATCGGAGCCAGAGAATGTAGCACTGCATTCGCTGACAGATTCAGTAGAAGTCAGTTCTGTAAAGCAGGCTCATCATTCAGCAGCATCAGATTCAAGCACATCTGAGCCATCAGAGACAGAGGGCATAGCACTGCGTTTGCATACAGATAGAGAGGAAGATGATGTTGTAAAGCAATCTCAGCATTCAGTGCCAGATTCAAGCAAGTCTCAGGGAAAACCCACGGCTGCTATCAGTGCAATCATAGATGACATTAGTTCTCCCATAATCCAAGAAGACAGTACAATACAGTGGACAAATGCTCACTCCCTATGCTGGCTGGATGCGGCAATGTGTATGTTGGTTCACAGTAGGACGCTACACGATCGTCTCTCCCAGCTGAACGGAAACGGAGAAAGCACTGTGAAAACGCTTCATCTCGCCTATCAGCAAGCTCAGGAACTTCTCTCCAATTATCAGAAAGCTAGAAAGACACCGAGTGGAGATAGAAGATCTTCAGAATCAAGAAAGTCTCCTAAAGCGTGCCCGACGTCAGACTCAGAAGAGATGATCTGCATAGAGCGGGCTACGGAAATACTTCACGGCGTGAGACAGAAGGTGTTTGAATCCTTGCGCCCGACGTTGCGCTGCGAGCTGGGAAAGAACGAGAGCCCGGTGTTCGCCCTGCCGTTGATGCTACGTGAGAACTCACTGATCGAGGACTTGTTTAGGATGGAGTATGACTGGGAGTTCAGCTGTGACAAGTGTGGATTCACCAAGACAGACAG GATGACCAAGGTGCTGCCCACCTTCCCGAGTGTGACACCTGACTTCAGCCTGCTGCAGGCATGCCACTTGCGCAGCTGTTTCAGCTGTGGATCTCCTGAGCAGAAGCGGAAGATGGTCTTCAACAG ACTGCCTCCCTTTGTGATGCTGCACTTTGTGACTGGGCTGTCCCACAACAGTCTGGAGGAGTTGGACTGTACGTACCAGGACAGGCAGTACAGGGTGTCTGCTGTCATCAGATACAAGACTCACCCCGACCACTTTGTAGCCTACATCAGGGACACGCAAG GTAACCGCTGGCTGAAGTGTGACGACCTGAGTCACCCCGTGTGTAGATGGCAGCACTcccctccctccatccctccctcccAGATTCACATTGTGGCCTGGGAACTGCAATCAGACAACCTTCCTTCCGACAACCTCCTCCCTTCAACGTCCACAGAAAGCAGTACAAGCAGAAACAGCTTGCTGTCTGACTTGGGAAGTTCCAGCCTGAGAAGTGTGAGGCGAAACTCTACTTCCAGCGAGTGTTCTTCGCTATCGTCTCTTCAATATAACATCGACACGGTGGACTTAACCACGGATGCAGACTTTCCCGGAAATGTGAAGAATGGTAGCGAAAGTTCATCAAGGGAAACTGCTACAAGTGTGGGTTCGGAGAATGCTGTTAAAAGACTACTAGGAATGGATATACAGAAGGGTGTAGTAGGTAGTACTAGCCCAACTGAATTGTCACAAGCAATACCGCAAACTGTTCAAGCTAACATGAAGCAGTCAGTGCAGTTCAGAGTAGCCACAGCAAGGGTGCAGCCAAACACCGCAAAGACTAACGTAGCTCGCAACCTCTTCACAGAgaagcccccctccccgccGAGAATGtgccttgcccccctccccatgggTAAAGCGTTGAGTCCCAGGTCACAGTCATCCCAGGATACAAAGCTAGAACATGTATCCTCACAGCCAAACTTGTCCAAGGCAGCTCCGATTCTGAGAAGTCCTAACTCAGCGTTCACAGTTTACAATGGATGTGGTCCAAAGAAAAGTGCCCCAACCTTAGTCATGCCAACAGTTGATTCTTGTGAAAGGAAGAATGAAAGCACGTTGAAAAATCCAGAGAAGAAAACCACTTTCACAGCTGATGCATATGCCAGACAGATTGCAtccaggtcaaaggtgaaagagggaaggtcaaaggtcagcaagCCCAACACCATCAGGCATCTGACCCAGACTGCATCATGGGAGATTCCCGAGATAGTCAACCCTTCCATTCTCAACAGATTTCTAAGAAAGCCAACTGTAGTAGCAGCACAGCAGACTTACTCTATAGTGAGTAGAGATGTAGGTAATAGTGCTGTGCCCGCCGTTGCAACTGACTCTACTAGCCAAGGAAGAAAGAGGGCACTAAGCACTGGTACAGGCCCAAACAAGAGAACCAAAGTTTCCGCCCTACGAAATTCAACAAGCACGGCTCCCTCATCTCCAGCACTATCAACACTCAGCCAGAAGTCCTACCTTCAGACTGACAAACAGAAAACGTTAGCCGTCAACTCTTCTACGTCCGTTTCCAAGCGAAAGATCAGCGAGCTGCTAGGAAACAAGAAACAGTTTGCAGGCTACCAGCCCAGAGGAATGACAGGCGGTAACACGATCCCAGAGAAGAGAACGAAGTATGTAGGACAGTTTGTTGTCTCAAATGGTCATCAAGCGCAGGCAAGATTGCAAAGCAGCCAGAAAACAAAAGCCATGAGTCCAGGTATGCAGAGAAAGACAGCTAGAGTTGATGCTGTAACAGCTAGCGCCAATGCTACACAGGCAAAGAGGACTGATCTTAGCCTAGCCAACCCGTTAGTACCGTGTTCCAATGCGAGAAGCCCTTTGGAAGGAGATAGAGAAGGAAACAATGGTATCTATGACTACAAGCAGAAAGATGCACAGATGAGAACAACCGTACAGAAGGCTGTGCCAAATAGAACTGTTGCTGAAGGTGCTGCGGCCTTGAAGACGGCCTGTTCCCAGTCTAAAGAGCAGCAGAGTCCGCAAACAAACAAGAAGCGTCTGAGCGATACCATGAGCGAGCTCTGTGAGAAACTCGGCCTTCCAACGAACAACGTCAAGATGGACGCAACTGTTGAAGACAACTTCTTCGACTCCTTCTTTGATGGAGACAAGTCAATGGAAGAGTTTGAGCTCAGCCCCTCGAAAGATCTCCTTTGCCTTGTCGCCGATGACAACGTGAATGACTCTGAGTTCTGTCAAAAGTTATCAGCAATCAGTGACCTACCAGCGGACACCAGCAAAGCTACTAGTCCAGTCAAGATCTCGGACAGCAACCACAATAGAGTCGCAAGACATGTGAAAGTTTCCCCCGATGCGAAGAACTCAAATTCTGGAAAGGACTCTACGTCTGTGTCAGCTTTGGTGAACAAACTGTCGAGAACACTGCAAGGAAGTCCGGCCACTTTGCGAAGAAAGGGACAGTTCACAGTAGCGCAGCTGTTGAAGCAAAGAACAGTGCAAACAAACTAA